The sequence below is a genomic window from Plasmodium cynomolgi strain B DNA, chromosome 4, whole genome shotgun sequence.
GCATAAGGGCAGTATACACATTTGGTGCGCACTATTCCCCTTGGCTTTGTTTTCTACTATTTATAAACtcttatatattatatacagtGTGGTTTTTTATCTAGTCTATAAATTTCcacaatttaaaatattttaaatataaaaatacagtTCCAGTTTCTCACGCttagtaaataaaattacttCAAAGAACTtaatacgtaaaaaaatatataaaaatatatataatctcTCTTATAATCTANNNNNNNNNNNNNNNNNNNNNNNNNNNNNNNNNNNNNNNNNNNNNNNNNNNNNNNNNNNNNNNNNNNNNNNNNNNNNNNNNNNNNNNNNNNNNNNNNNNNNNNNNNNNNNNNNNNNNNNNNNNNNNNNNNNNNNNNNNNNNNNNNNNNNNNNNNNNNNNNNNNNNNNNNNNNNNNNNNNNNNNNNNNNNNNNNNNNNNNNNNNNNNNNNNNNNNNNNNNNTACGGATTTATTAtatggaaataaataatcaGTGGGTATATAAAATGGTTAGAataaaagatatatataGGTACATATGTAAgctacatatatacacatatataattaatatattattctaCGCAACTCTACGAACTTATAAATTATACATCTCATTTcataaaaggtaaaaattacTCTTTTTATGAttcttttattctttttttttttgctaaaaggtgaaaaacagataaaaaagaaaaacaagctaaaaagttacatatataatatatatatgtagctctttaatttttctattatcgtaaaattattaaacaCTCTTAAAGCTTTCtcttgaaaaatataagtccATCAGCAAGGGGGGCGCGGCTCGTCTCTTTTCTGTTTCCATTCTAGGGATTctgttctccattttttgcatgtcGTCTCGAGTGGTAGgtgtaaaatatatggatCCATGAAGTGATGTAATTATTTCACaccatatatataaacatgtacgtaattgtacatatatatatataggtgCGCAACTCTCTCAAGTGGCTTCATCTTCTGTTTAGGTTTTTGCTCCATGGGCTTTTAAGTTATAAAAGCCCACCAAAGAGcatgtgttcctttttgattAATCTGTTTTTCTTTGGATTAAAggtttattccccttttagTTTTTGGCAGGTGGTTTTTGGTTCAAGCCACCAAGTAATGGCTCTTTTCTGGTGGTTGGGGTTCCCTTTCTGTTTCCGCCTTTGTTTTTGTAGTGGAGACCTAAGCCTAAGGCAGTACCGAGGAGTACGGCAATACCAGAAGCAATGGAGGAGATCATCATGATCTTTtggtttctcttttttctttcagcatcggttaattttttgtatccaCCGGAAACTTTCTTTCCTGCTACAACATTATTGTAGAAGCTTGGAGCAATGAAGTTGACTGCTAACAAAGCAGCAAAGAGGTATAATACTTTAgtgattttcattttcggtaaagggggggaaatttgTGAtggattataaaaataaaattcgcAAAAAGGCGTAAAGCAAcagagttgaaaaaaaaacaaaataggattttttgttatttagGAAAAACGTTATAAAAGTTTAGGTGTTTTTGTTAAATGTTAAAATGTtagataaatataattttcattatacgaggtataaaaaattaagtttaatttttttttgaaaaaaaatttataaaattttttgaaaaatattttaaaaaaaaaaattaatatatttttttgattaaattttttaatttttttatgaaattttatataaatttaataggtttttataaaaaattttagggGGTGGTTAGATTTTTGGCTAATTAAAAGCGTATtggttaataattttttttaatcaaaaaaaaaaaagttatctATTTATCTATAAAAAGTTATCTAGAAACGTTTTCaccttttattaattttgcgtttaaaaaaggagccaTAAAGGCAGGGTTCATCcattatctattttttttaattaaaaaaagctcctttttggtgaaccgatttatatatgatatattttcaaGGGGTTAAAAACTTTGCATTTGTGTTCATTTTAAAGCGAAAATTtggggctttttttttttaatttttttttcatgcgcACTTGCCAGAAGTTGGTGCATTTTAAtaaccccccccccccccccattaTATAAcctttcttcaattttttttgatttgcATGTATAGTTTTAGCGCATTAACGACagtttatatattatactgGAGTAGTGCTTAGATTGCGTCCTTTTGCGctaactttttaattttcataaaCCCCTTCTCACTCTGATGTGTTCATTatgaaattaataaaaaaacttttgTGGCGTAGCGAGTAAACtagttagaaaaaataaacatggCACAGTTAGTTATGGGTACACCGTTAAAAAAGCggctttctttctttctttctttctttctttttttttttttttaaaattaatttttcttctttaaggTTAGGCagttttatgtaaaaatgtatagaTTAACGATTTAGCAAGTTAACATTTACACATGTGAAAATTTAGTGCTCGCGTTTTTTAAGTTTATACcgatgaaatgaaaagggtGAACTAACCAAAGAGTGAAGGAAGCGAGGCGCCAACTTTGTTGAAAAACGGCAGCACTGAGGAGTAGGAGTTAGAGTGAGTGCTTTTTCTAGAGTGCTTAATTTACATATAACTAATTTGAACAGAAAGGgctataattatatatataatatattatttataagtTCGTATAGGTAAGAGAGGGGTgggtagtagtagtagtacgCGAAAATAGTGTACGTGTGCCCTTTGCAAAAACAGCGGAGCACTGACCCTTTCTCTCTCTTCCTCATTATAAGGAATTAATGATGGCAATGcgttattaatataaaattaccGACCGACCCTCTAcaggaaaaatttaattataactTCCTTTTGCGCAATAACCTTTTAAGGTGTACAAGGGGTGCTTGTACCTTTCGGTTAGTCACcaacacaatttttattttttctcatatatagcataaaaaaataaaggccTTTCTTCTTTGCAATAGGAGAggactaaaaaaaaagaaaaaaaaaaggcgcatcAAACATTTGTAAGTACCATATAAAATagcaaataatatatagtgAGTTGGGGATTGCTTACAAAATTGTAGCAAATGTGATGAAATTAATAATGGGGATGGGTAACCAACCCCCATCTGCACATTTCTCCAAGTATTTAATTATACTACATGTATATTCAACGTTAgcatgaaaaataatgagccgaataattattatttattaatggGTTAATAAGCTGCCAAAAAGGAGGGTTAGTGTTGGCTGCAATtaccttattttttctataccCGCAAATAAATAACCACTCCCCATCGTGAGTTTTTACTTtattaaaaggaagaaattcgCTAACCTATGAAAGGGTGAAGGTGAAGCCTCATAGTTtacccttccccccccctctacCTCACATTGGTAACATTTCGTCAGTGGCATTATAAAACTCTCCAATCACCATTCAACGCATAGGAGTGATGTATATAAATCCCATAGGCCTTATATACTCGCCCCGTATATGAAGCAGCAGGTATATGGGATAGCTTATATTACGGTATagcccattttttacattttttttctcgtactatacacttttttaacGCCAAATGGGATTCATGTTAGCGATAAAAAAGGTCACAACGCAGGTTTAAGTTATGGTTACAGCtggcacaatttttacgtttcGTTTTCCGGCTTAGCCAATTTTAACGCAAAGGATTGTTAAACGTGtacatttatgtacatgcacGAATTTGctttaaatgtacatacagAATTGCTTGAAAAGGTTTTTTCCGAAATTGCGTTTCCCTGGTATGTACAGCTTTGCCGTGTACCATACAGGTGTAAAGCGAATAATGCACAAAGTGGGGGATCACGCCAGTGTTCATGGAAACCTTTAGGAATTGCGGTACTTCGTATGGGGGAGAGATTAacatagggaaaaaattgtaatagGGTACCAGTTTTTAAATCGTTCAGTTCAGTGAGGGAAAAAttgctctcttttttttttttttcattccgtTTATGAAATGGGAACTTGTAGTGTGAAGGCATCTTTTCATTACATTTTCGCCGAGAAATTAGGagttagttttttttttacttgtaCACATTCTTCTGTGTAATAATTCTTATTGCACTTAAAGAGATAATAGCCAAGGGGGAAATATGCGTTATGCAAAAATCAAAAGGGGTTCTACAtctttatacttttttttttttttcttccctttgacGTGTTAACCAACCAACGTTAATGTATTAGCTTGCTGAAGGGGGAAATTTGCAAAGACGCATGGGGTACAAACAAGTGTTTGCAATGTTCCATCTTATTATAAATCCTTTTGTGAAGCTTGGGCATAAAATGGAGATATAAAGTTTGTGTACGGTTAAATGCACGCTTCATATTTTGGTACAAAGATGAATAATCAACAAATTGATTGCAAAAACTGTGTTGCTATGAAAACTTCCTTCTTTTAATATTggtgttttaattttttttttttttttttttgctcaaaatGGTTAATTGGTTAGACGCTCTTTTAAAAGGAAGAGTGCGTACTAGGTTCGATTtggaaatttaatttaaaaaataaatatttgaagTTGTATATAAggtttgtactttttttttaaagaaggGTAAACTAATTTCATGAACCCTCTAAATTTGCgagaaaatcaaaatgatGAAGGCCGTCTGGGAAAGGGAACAACATTATTCGTGGCCTCTTGGGTagcattaaaaaggggaaggcaaCAAATTccacaatttattttaaaaaaaaaaacaggaaaaacaaGATAAGAACAATTAcacatattttcatttttcgcacgataaaaaaaattacaatattttatgtttaggaGCGATGTGCACAGATGATAAGATAATGTACATACAACATTCACTTCCACAGGGTGCAGAGCCAAGCATAATGGTTTTCTCCCTAGGGAAGAACTGCACATAGGTTAACCAACATAGGGCTTGAGAAATATGATCCCCGTTAAATCggtggcaaaaaagggtggGGAATCTCCACACCTGTTGTTCGTTCAAGTGGATATCTAAACGGGTACATGTAACCCCTACGCACATGCAATAGCAAATGCCCCTTTGAGGCAAAACGGACATAATGGGACATGTACATTGCCACATAGGAAAGGGTCACTTCCAACGGTGTTGATTTAAAAACATGTCGTTGATGTTTAGATGGCA
It includes:
- a CDS encoding early transcribed membrane protein (ETRAMP;~putative); the protein is MKITKVLYLFAALLAVNFIAPSFYNNVVAGKKVSGGYKKLTDAERKKRNQKIMMISSIASGIAVLLGTALGLGLHYKNKGGNRKGTPTTRKEPLLGGLNQKPPAKN